One genomic segment of Hordeum vulgare subsp. vulgare chromosome 2H, MorexV3_pseudomolecules_assembly, whole genome shotgun sequence includes these proteins:
- the LOC123429606 gene encoding uncharacterized protein LOC123429606, whose protein sequence is MQGSQRRPTAGRTCSGERRASCGSDVRPVAVGTSSGGRPEAGPEGAAAAVQQCAAARPGKQPARSGTDAARPCDSSVVDVTK, encoded by the coding sequence ATGCAGGGGTCGCAGCGGCGGCCTACAGCAGGCAGGACTTGCAGCGGCGAGCGGCGGGCAAGCTGCGGGTCTGATGTGCGGCCCGTCGCGGTCGGGACGAGTTCGGGCGGCCGGCCTGAGGCGGGgccggagggcgcggcggcggccgtCCAGCAGTGCGCGGCGGCGCGGCCGGGCAAGCAGCCGGCGCGGTCGGGGACCGACGCTGCTCGACCATGCGATTCGTCCGTCGTGGATGTCACCAAGTGA